A single Chanos chanos chromosome 8, fChaCha1.1, whole genome shotgun sequence DNA region contains:
- the LOC115819368 gene encoding trace amine-associated receptor 13c-like: MNLQNVNQTESCFTLCSDKSVSTAVHVLLYISAVAVVLLTVFGNLLVVISVCHFRKLKTPNNILILSLAVSDLLVGLILMPLHFIWKIESCWFFGFIFCHIYNFFSFHLTSVSAHNVALIAIDRYFALSHPLRYSKEVSKSVMYIVVLFNWVFSLFYNFALLYSNGNFTDLTMCPGECFLVQDEVWSLVDVLIVFVFPCAVIIILYVGIFFIARKHINSIRKLDIQRNGVDGKHAKDSVTSERKAAKVLGILVCVFLACLIPYYVCIFVGNTIGGEFFYNVINNVLIFFYLNSCINPIIYALFYPCFQKSIKLILTCQIFNMNSSLINVLG, encoded by the coding sequence ATGAATCTTCAGAATGTTAACCAAACGGAGAGTTGTTTCACATTATGCTCTGACAAATCAGTTTCTACTGCAGTGCATGTTTTATTGTATATTTCTGCAGTAGCTGTGGTTCTGCTTACAGTGTTTGGAAATCTACTTGTcgtcatctctgtgtgtcacttCAGGAAGCTTAAGACACCAAATAAtatcctcatcctctctctggctgtgtctgATCTTCTTGTGGGACTAATTTTGATGCcattacattttatttggaAGATTGAATCATGCTGGTTTTTTGGATTCATATTCTGTCATATATacaattttttctctttccatctaACTAGTGTATCTGCGCATAATGTTGCTCTAATCGCTATAGATCGTTATTTTGCATTAAGTCACCCTTTACGTTATTCAAAAGAAGTTTCAAAAAGTGTTATGTACATTGTAGTTTTGTTTAACTGGGTGTTTTCACTCTTCTACAACTTTGCCTTACTGTACTCCAATGGAAACTTCACAGATTTAACAATGTGTCCTGGAGAATGCTTTCTTGTCCAAGATGAGGTATGGTCCCTTGTTGATGTactgattgtgtttgtttttccatgtgcAGTGATAATTATCTTATACGTGGgcatttttttcattgctagaaaacacattaacagcATTAGAAAACTCGACATTCAGAGAAACGGAGTGGATGGTAAGCATGCTAAAGATTCTGTGACATCTGAGAGAAAAGCTGCTAAAGTACTTGGAATATTAGTGTGTGTCTTCCTGGCATGCTTAATACCATATTATGTCTGCATTTTTGTTGGCAATACTATAGGAGGTGAATTCTTTTATAATGTTATAAATAATgtcttgattttcttttatCTCAATTCATGCATCAACCCAATAATCTATGCTTTGTTTTACCCATGTTTTCAGAAAAGTATCAAACTCATTTTGACATGTCAAATATTTAACATGAACTCCTCTCTCATTAATGTGCTTGGATAA